A single genomic interval of Ruminococcus sp. NK3A76 harbors:
- a CDS encoding NlpC/P60 family protein, protein MNNRILTAAASLALLAAFISCASGTSFLSTLAIPGAEAQQTSDEQPSVVYEHIKPQVRTMAVYADAVRVAVDNYENYGSHAVMAVYVGGRRAGTVSSEALRKSSGRINISNDGKQYFTPSTGYEIELVAEYDDGGSSEGVSVNAATSQDSYWVIHQGTQLYAEADGDLTEAMTADGELICRGVLTDEELDPLSGASRKNEAKYLRAELPIGDGVNELGEMQYSYRTYYVSYEPNTTVNRKTQAAVRKVVTDYAIMMTKIPDQTYQLSGELVTADRTVSDCSGLTELAYLQIGYYLEHYADRQANNYGKVIYDNLEPAGVSQGVETYTLKDEESRVDIKELMKGDLLFFMESTNSASDNDLYVDNGIGHVAMYLGSGKMAHFTAAYGLTDHPCRIEDLAEYDEHLRVVKAVRYIV, encoded by the coding sequence ATGAATAACAGGATACTTACTGCCGCAGCATCACTGGCATTGCTTGCAGCTTTTATCAGCTGTGCATCAGGCACCAGCTTTCTGTCAACTCTTGCTATCCCCGGCGCTGAAGCTCAGCAGACGAGCGACGAGCAGCCGTCTGTCGTGTATGAGCATATAAAGCCGCAGGTGCGCACTATGGCTGTGTATGCAGACGCTGTGAGAGTGGCTGTTGACAATTACGAAAACTACGGCTCACACGCTGTAATGGCTGTTTATGTCGGCGGCAGGCGAGCAGGCACAGTTTCATCAGAAGCTCTCAGAAAGTCCTCCGGCAGGATAAATATCAGCAACGACGGCAAGCAGTATTTCACTCCGTCAACAGGCTACGAGATAGAGCTTGTTGCCGAGTATGACGACGGCGGCTCCAGCGAGGGCGTTTCAGTTAACGCAGCCACCTCGCAGGATAGCTATTGGGTGATACATCAGGGTACGCAGCTCTATGCAGAGGCTGACGGTGACCTGACTGAGGCTATGACCGCAGACGGCGAGCTGATATGCAGGGGAGTGCTTACTGACGAGGAGCTTGACCCTCTGAGCGGTGCTTCAAGAAAGAACGAAGCCAAGTATCTCAGAGCCGAGCTTCCGATAGGCGACGGCGTGAATGAGCTTGGTGAGATGCAGTATTCCTACAGGACATACTACGTTTCCTACGAGCCTAATACGACAGTCAACCGTAAAACGCAGGCGGCTGTGCGAAAGGTCGTCACTGACTATGCTATCATGATGACAAAGATACCCGACCAGACCTACCAGCTCAGCGGCGAGCTCGTGACGGCTGACAGGACAGTTTCCGACTGCTCAGGGCTTACAGAGCTTGCGTATCTGCAAATAGGCTATTACCTCGAACACTACGCCGACAGACAGGCAAATAACTACGGCAAGGTGATATACGATAACCTTGAACCTGCCGGCGTATCGCAGGGCGTTGAGACATACACCCTTAAAGACGAGGAGTCAAGGGTAGACATAAAGGAGCTTATGAAGGGCGACCTGCTGTTTTTCATGGAGTCCACTAACAGTGCATCTGATAACGACTTGTATGTCGATAACGGCATAGGCCACGTTGCAATGTATCTTGGCAGCGGCAAAATGGCACACTTCACAGCAGCCTACGGTCTGACAGACCACCCCTGCCGAATAGAAGACCTCGCCGAATACGACGAGCATCTTAGAGTAGTAAAAGCCGTGAGATATATCGTCTGA
- a CDS encoding glycoside hydrolase family 9 protein, translating to MKKLTKRIASVALALVLGAANAAYLPAQPVYAGQMLGQTNFDDGVGLPWHVCESMTGKMEFEIDNGVYKITIVNPGGASNGGEDRWDCQFRYRGLKIVSGQSYTVEFDITASNNCTYYTKIGDMAEPYAEDWHGEPDSGQYNNYWDVKQLSANQKTHVTGRFTANRTADVEWAFHIGGDTVPAGTVFTFDNMSLTCDSSSDYDYKGEEPYQRAEIAANQLGYFTKRDKKATLITDSDKKTSFTLKDESGKEVYSGETQTFGYDEDSGDKVQIIDFSDFDKTGSYYIETADGAKSRTFTIMDNAESYSAMLYDGLNYYYQNRSAIEIKSDYITSGDKSALARAAGHTTDNATIEQTWGYSASSGTQEVSGGWYDAGDHGKYVVNGGLSVWLLNNMYERAKQQGDTKAFDDGSMAIPENNNGYPDLLDEARWETEFMLKMMVKDGDCKDMVYHKVHDIKWTALGMTPAEDTLERIIKPPTTCATLNLSACAAQSYRLWKDYDSSFADQCLEAAKNSYAAAKKHPDMYAPLDESVGGGAYGDTNAEDEFYWAACELYISTGDKQYLDDMKKSKHYLKVPTKLDDGESVDTLGTFDWGHTAALGNMTLALNSDKLDSSDKDSLKKSFASAADEYITLESKQGYGVPYGQSTIGFADSDKGYNWGSNSFVLDNSIVMAYAYDLNGDDKYLNGVIGGMDYILGRNAVDYSYVTGYGSHTTTYPHHRFWSGQEFDGFPLAPNGVLAGGPNSGMEDPWVKGSGWKKGKIAPQKCYLDHIEAWCVNECTINWNAALVWADSFICQQNGGIVTGAVYVSDEKAEDTKTVTETDSSSEYDKDKINEEVKKYDDKGSDSSSDDSSGKDKDDEGGLGIWLYVIIGAIIIIALISLEIFVYNVIKLKSGEKK from the coding sequence ATGAAGAAACTGACTAAACGTATCGCAAGCGTGGCTTTGGCGCTTGTGCTCGGTGCTGCGAATGCAGCATATCTGCCTGCACAGCCTGTGTATGCCGGGCAGATGCTCGGGCAGACGAACTTTGATGACGGCGTAGGTCTGCCGTGGCACGTCTGCGAGAGCATGACAGGCAAAATGGAATTCGAGATCGACAACGGCGTTTACAAGATAACCATTGTCAATCCCGGCGGCGCATCAAACGGCGGTGAGGACAGGTGGGACTGCCAGTTCCGCTACCGTGGCCTTAAAATAGTCTCGGGGCAGAGCTATACGGTGGAATTTGACATCACAGCATCAAATAACTGCACCTACTACACCAAGATAGGCGATATGGCAGAGCCCTATGCCGAGGACTGGCACGGCGAGCCCGACAGCGGCCAGTATAATAACTACTGGGACGTAAAGCAGCTCTCGGCCAATCAGAAGACCCACGTCACCGGCCGCTTTACAGCAAACAGAACAGCCGATGTCGAGTGGGCGTTCCATATCGGCGGCGATACTGTTCCGGCGGGTACTGTGTTTACCTTTGATAATATGTCGCTTACCTGCGACAGCAGCTCCGACTATGACTATAAGGGCGAGGAGCCTTATCAGCGTGCCGAGATAGCTGCAAACCAGCTCGGCTATTTCACAAAGCGTGACAAAAAGGCTACCCTTATCACTGACTCTGATAAAAAAACATCGTTCACCCTTAAGGACGAGAGCGGCAAGGAGGTCTACTCGGGCGAGACACAGACCTTCGGCTATGACGAAGACTCGGGCGATAAGGTGCAGATAATAGATTTCTCAGACTTTGACAAGACGGGCAGCTATTATATAGAAACAGCCGACGGTGCCAAGAGCCGCACATTCACTATTATGGATAACGCCGAGAGCTACAGCGCCATGCTCTATGACGGGCTCAACTATTACTATCAGAACCGCTCGGCTATCGAGATAAAGTCAGACTATATAACCTCAGGCGATAAGTCAGCCCTCGCAAGAGCCGCAGGCCATACTACAGATAACGCCACTATCGAGCAGACCTGGGGCTATTCCGCATCATCAGGCACGCAGGAAGTCTCTGGCGGCTGGTATGACGCAGGCGACCACGGCAAGTATGTCGTAAATGGCGGCCTTTCGGTGTGGCTGCTAAACAATATGTACGAGCGTGCAAAGCAGCAGGGCGACACAAAGGCCTTTGATGACGGCTCAATGGCTATCCCCGAAAACAACAACGGCTATCCCGACCTTCTGGACGAAGCAAGGTGGGAGACTGAATTTATGCTTAAGATGATGGTCAAGGACGGCGACTGTAAGGATATGGTCTACCATAAGGTACACGATATCAAGTGGACAGCGCTCGGCATGACACCTGCCGAGGACACCTTAGAGCGTATCATAAAGCCCCCCACGACCTGCGCTACTCTTAACCTTTCAGCCTGTGCAGCTCAGTCGTACAGACTGTGGAAGGACTACGACAGCTCCTTTGCTGACCAGTGCCTTGAAGCTGCAAAGAACTCCTACGCAGCTGCAAAGAAGCACCCCGATATGTATGCTCCTCTTGATGAGAGCGTGGGCGGCGGTGCATACGGCGACACCAACGCCGAGGACGAGTTTTACTGGGCAGCCTGCGAGCTCTATATCTCAACAGGCGACAAGCAGTATCTTGACGATATGAAAAAAAGCAAGCACTACCTAAAAGTCCCCACCAAGCTCGATGACGGCGAGAGCGTTGATACTCTCGGAACATTCGACTGGGGTCACACGGCAGCGCTTGGCAATATGACACTTGCACTTAATTCAGACAAGCTCGACAGCTCCGATAAAGACTCCCTCAAAAAGAGCTTTGCCTCGGCAGCAGACGAATATATCACCCTTGAAAGCAAGCAGGGCTACGGCGTGCCCTACGGCCAGAGCACTATAGGCTTTGCTGACAGTGATAAGGGCTATAACTGGGGCTCAAACAGCTTCGTGCTCGATAATTCGATAGTCATGGCCTATGCATATGACTTAAACGGTGACGACAAGTATTTAAACGGCGTTATCGGCGGTATGGACTATATCCTCGGACGCAATGCAGTAGATTATTCGTATGTCACAGGCTACGGCAGCCATACGACAACATATCCTCACCACCGCTTCTGGTCGGGGCAGGAGTTTGACGGTTTCCCGCTCGCACCCAACGGCGTTCTTGCAGGCGGCCCCAACAGCGGTATGGAAGACCCCTGGGTAAAAGGCAGCGGCTGGAAGAAGGGCAAGATAGCTCCTCAGAAATGTTACCTTGACCATATCGAGGCGTGGTGCGTAAATGAGTGTACTATCAACTGGAACGCAGCACTTGTCTGGGCTGACAGCTTTATCTGCCAGCAAAACGGCGGCATCGTGACAGGCGCAGTTTATGTATCCGACGAAAAGGCAGAGGACACCAAGACCGTGACCGAAACAGACTCATCAAGCGAGTATGACAAGGACAAGATAAACGAGGAAGTCAAGAAATACGACGACAAGGGCTCAGACAGCAGCTCTGACGACAGCTCAGGCAAGGACAAGGACGATGAGGGCGGCCTCGGCATATGGCTCTATGTCATAATCGGCGCTATAATAATCATCGCACTCATCTCACTTGAAATATTCGTTTACAACGTCATCAAGCTAAAAAGCGGAGAAAAGAAGTGA
- the ilvB gene encoding biosynthetic-type acetolactate synthase large subunit, translated as MKMSASKAMVECLKAEGINTVYGYPGAAICPFFDALLDEEKTIRNILVRHEVNGGHAASGFARMSGKPQVCIATSGPGAVNLITAIATAHADSIPIIAITGQVATEQIGSDAFQEADITGAAEPFVKHSYLVKDASEIPHIFKEAFYIAGSGRPGPVLIDVPVDVQRAVIDFEYPKSINIRSYKPTIKGNAMQVKRVAKALKEAKRPLICIGGGVFASNAVEEIRKLSEVTDIPVITTMMGISCFNDDDRRFFGMIGTHGVKSANNAANDCDTLLLVGARVGDRAVNNPLKLEETTTIIHIDIDPAEIGKNIGTDIPLVGNAKDVLGQLLKVVEPMEHKEWIEHLNAYKSKRKYSKAKKGTVDPRQFIEKLSEAMPANTTVVADVGQNQIWAATSYKLKEGGRFLTSGGMGTMGYSLPCAMGAKMACPDRTSLQICGDGSFQMQFMEMATCVQYGINVKIVVMTNQRLGMVRELQDKGFDGRKVSVFLDGSPDFVKLAAAYGIPAMRVHDTKSMNKAIEALAGEDKLMLVEVCVDEDAPTL; from the coding sequence ATGAAAATGTCTGCAAGCAAGGCAATGGTAGAGTGCCTTAAGGCGGAGGGGATAAATACCGTCTATGGTTATCCGGGGGCGGCGATATGCCCGTTCTTTGACGCTCTGCTCGATGAGGAGAAGACTATCCGCAATATCCTTGTCAGACACGAGGTCAACGGCGGACACGCAGCATCAGGCTTTGCAAGAATGAGCGGAAAGCCGCAGGTATGCATAGCAACATCAGGCCCCGGCGCTGTCAACCTTATAACAGCAATAGCTACTGCCCATGCTGACAGCATACCGATAATCGCTATCACAGGCCAGGTAGCTACCGAGCAGATAGGCTCTGACGCTTTCCAGGAGGCTGATATCACAGGCGCTGCCGAGCCGTTTGTAAAGCACAGCTACTTAGTCAAGGACGCAAGCGAGATACCCCACATCTTCAAGGAGGCATTCTATATCGCAGGCTCAGGAAGACCCGGCCCTGTACTTATAGATGTTCCTGTTGATGTACAGAGGGCTGTTATAGATTTTGAATATCCCAAGAGCATAAACATACGCTCCTACAAGCCCACCATAAAGGGCAACGCTATGCAGGTAAAACGTGTTGCAAAGGCTCTTAAGGAAGCAAAGAGACCCCTTATATGCATAGGCGGCGGTGTTTTCGCATCGAACGCTGTCGAGGAGATCAGAAAGCTCTCTGAGGTGACTGATATACCTGTTATAACAACAATGATGGGTATTTCCTGCTTCAATGACGACGACAGACGCTTTTTCGGCATGATAGGCACTCACGGTGTAAAGAGTGCTAACAATGCTGCAAACGACTGCGACACCCTGCTTTTAGTAGGCGCAAGAGTCGGCGACAGAGCGGTGAACAACCCTCTCAAGCTCGAAGAGACCACAACTATAATACACATAGACATTGACCCTGCCGAGATAGGCAAGAACATAGGCACTGACATTCCGCTGGTCGGCAATGCAAAGGACGTTCTCGGGCAGCTATTAAAAGTAGTAGAGCCTATGGAGCACAAGGAATGGATAGAGCACCTGAACGCCTACAAGTCCAAAAGAAAGTACTCAAAGGCCAAGAAGGGCACAGTTGACCCGAGGCAGTTTATCGAGAAGCTCTCAGAGGCAATGCCTGCAAACACTACCGTAGTTGCAGACGTAGGCCAGAACCAGATATGGGCAGCAACAAGCTACAAGCTCAAAGAGGGCGGAAGATTTTTAACATCGGGCGGCATGGGAACCATGGGCTACTCACTCCCCTGCGCTATGGGTGCTAAGATGGCCTGCCCCGACAGAACGAGCTTACAGATATGCGGTGACGGCTCTTTCCAGATGCAGTTTATGGAAATGGCGACCTGCGTTCAGTATGGCATTAATGTCAAGATAGTCGTTATGACAAATCAGCGTCTCGGCATGGTGCGTGAGCTTCAGGACAAGGGCTTTGACGGCAGAAAGGTATCTGTTTTCCTTGACGGCTCGCCTGATTTTGTAAAGCTCGCAGCAGCTTATGGCATACCTGCTATGAGAGTTCACGACACCAAGAGCATGAACAAGGCCATAGAAGCCCTCGCAGGTGAAGACAAGCTCATGCTCGTTGAGGTATGTGTTGATGAGGATGCGCCGACTTTATAA
- the ilvN gene encoding acetolactate synthase small subunit: MKHTISVLVENHSGVLSRISGLFSRRGFNIESLAVGPTENPEVSRITIIADGDDHTVEQIEKQLNKLIEVIKVKSFRPQDCMARELMLLKVNATAEKRQEIMTICEITESKVIDLTVNTMTLEICDKYDHLVKFVALLEPYGIVEMVRTGTIAIQRGNETIQGK; this comes from the coding sequence ATGAAGCATACTATTTCGGTACTGGTAGAGAACCACAGCGGTGTTCTTTCGAGAATATCGGGGCTTTTTTCAAGACGAGGCTTTAATATCGAGAGCCTTGCGGTTGGCCCGACTGAAAATCCCGAGGTAAGCCGCATTACAATAATCGCTGACGGTGACGATCACACTGTCGAGCAGATAGAAAAGCAGCTCAACAAGCTCATTGAGGTAATAAAGGTAAAATCCTTCCGCCCGCAGGACTGCATGGCAAGAGAGCTTATGCTCTTAAAGGTCAATGCAACAGCCGAAAAGCGTCAGGAAATAATGACTATCTGCGAGATCACAGAATCAAAGGTAATCGACCTCACAGTCAACACAATGACTTTGGAGATATGCGACAAGTACGATCACCTTGTCAAGTTCGTAGCTCTTCTTGAGCCGTATGGCATAGTTGAAATGGTTAGAACAGGCACTATAGCTATACAGAGAGGCAACGAGACTATTCAGGGCAAGTAA
- the ilvC gene encoding ketol-acid reductoisomerase: MAEAKIFYQQDCDINVLKGKQVAIIGYGSQGHAHALNLKESGIDVVVGLYEGSKSKAKAEKQGLKVVSVAEAVKTSDVIMILIPDEKQAAMYKSDIEPNLTEGKTLAFAHGFNIHFGCIVPPANVNVIMIAPKAPGHTVRSEYQAGKGTPCLIAVYQDATGNAQDIGLAYAAGIGGARAGVLETTFRTETETDLFGEQAVLCGGVCALMQCGFETLVEAGYDPRNAYFECIHEMKLIVDLIYQSGFEGMRYSISNTAEYGDYITGPKIITEDTKKAMKKVLADIQDGSFAKEFLLDMSSAGSQVHFKAMRKLHAEHPSEKVGKEIRKLYSWNNEEDKLVNN; this comes from the coding sequence ATGGCAGAGGCAAAAATCTTTTATCAGCAGGACTGCGATATTAACGTATTAAAGGGCAAGCAGGTAGCTATTATCGGTTACGGCTCGCAGGGTCATGCTCACGCACTCAACCTTAAGGAGAGCGGCATCGACGTAGTTGTAGGTCTTTACGAGGGCTCCAAGAGCAAGGCTAAGGCTGAGAAGCAGGGTCTTAAGGTAGTTTCTGTTGCAGAGGCTGTTAAGACATCAGACGTTATCATGATCCTTATCCCCGATGAGAAGCAAGCTGCAATGTACAAGTCTGACATCGAGCCCAACCTCACAGAGGGCAAGACACTTGCTTTCGCACACGGCTTTAACATTCATTTCGGCTGCATAGTTCCGCCGGCTAATGTAAATGTTATCATGATCGCTCCTAAGGCTCCCGGCCACACAGTAAGATCTGAGTATCAGGCTGGCAAGGGTACACCTTGTCTCATCGCTGTTTACCAGGACGCTACTGGCAACGCTCAGGATATCGGTCTTGCTTATGCAGCAGGTATCGGCGGCGCAAGAGCCGGCGTTCTTGAGACAACATTCAGAACAGAGACTGAGACTGACCTCTTTGGTGAGCAGGCTGTTCTCTGCGGCGGTGTCTGCGCTCTTATGCAGTGCGGTTTCGAGACACTCGTTGAGGCTGGCTATGATCCGAGAAATGCTTACTTTGAGTGCATCCACGAGATGAAGCTCATCGTTGACCTCATCTATCAGTCCGGTTTCGAGGGCATGAGATATTCTATCTCAAATACAGCTGAGTACGGCGACTACATCACAGGTCCTAAGATCATCACCGAGGATACAAAGAAGGCTATGAAGAAGGTCCTCGCTGACATTCAGGACGGCAGCTTCGCTAAGGAATTCCTCCTTGACATGAGCAGTGCTGGCTCTCAGGTACACTTCAAGGCTATGAGAAAGCTCCATGCTGAGCATCCTTCTGAGAAGGTCGGCAAGGAGATCAGAAAGCTCTACAGCTGGAACAACGAGGAAGACAAGCTCGTTAACAACTAA
- a CDS encoding LL-diaminopimelate aminotransferase, whose protein sequence is MVKVNENYLKLEKNYLFINIAKKVNAYKAAHPEADIIRMGIGDVTLPICKAAVDAMKKGADEMGVKETFKGYEDSGAGYDFLREAVSGYYKSFGVDVPADDIRINDGAKADCGNIVDIFGDDNTILITDPAYPVYVDSNRMSGRKVIFADSDESNGFAAMPDENVKADIIYLCSPNNPTGSAYTKAQLKEWVDYANKNGSVIIYDAAYEAFITEDDIPRSIYAIEGAKTCAIEMCSLSKTAGFTGMRCGYTVVPEELKAKASDGSEVSLKQLWNRREGSKFNGVSYPVQCAAAAVFTPEGQQQIKVNIEYYQNNAKTIAAALDELGIKYTGGKNSPYIWLKCPNGMGSWEFFDLLLEKANVVGTPGAGFGKNGEGWFRLTSFGDKDRTVEAMERLKKILA, encoded by the coding sequence ATGGTCAAGGTAAATGAAAACTACTTAAAGCTGGAAAAGAATTATCTTTTCATAAATATTGCCAAGAAGGTGAACGCATATAAGGCTGCTCACCCCGAGGCTGATATCATAAGAATGGGTATCGGCGACGTAACTCTGCCTATCTGTAAGGCAGCAGTTGATGCTATGAAAAAGGGCGCAGATGAAATGGGCGTCAAGGAGACCTTCAAGGGCTATGAGGACTCGGGCGCTGGCTATGACTTCCTGCGTGAGGCTGTTTCAGGCTACTATAAGAGCTTCGGCGTTGACGTGCCTGCCGACGATATAAGAATTAATGACGGCGCTAAGGCTGACTGCGGCAATATCGTTGATATCTTCGGCGATGATAACACTATCCTCATCACAGACCCTGCATACCCTGTGTATGTTGATTCAAACAGAATGAGCGGCAGAAAGGTCATCTTCGCAGACAGTGACGAGTCCAACGGCTTTGCTGCAATGCCAGATGAGAACGTAAAGGCAGACATCATATACCTCTGCTCGCCCAACAACCCCACAGGCTCGGCTTACACAAAGGCTCAGCTTAAGGAGTGGGTGGACTACGCAAACAAAAACGGCTCGGTGATCATCTACGACGCAGCCTATGAAGCTTTCATCACTGAGGATGATATCCCGAGAAGCATCTATGCTATAGAGGGCGCAAAGACCTGTGCAATCGAGATGTGCTCGCTCTCAAAGACAGCAGGCTTTACAGGTATGCGCTGCGGCTATACAGTAGTTCCTGAGGAGCTGAAGGCTAAGGCATCTGACGGCAGCGAGGTATCCTTAAAGCAGCTCTGGAACAGGCGAGAGGGCAGCAAGTTTAACGGTGTAAGCTATCCCGTTCAGTGCGCAGCAGCAGCTGTTTTCACTCCTGAGGGTCAGCAGCAGATAAAGGTAAACATCGAGTATTATCAGAACAATGCAAAGACTATCGCAGCAGCTCTCGACGAGCTGGGCATTAAGTACACAGGCGGCAAAAACAGCCCCTACATCTGGCTCAAATGCCCGAACGGCATGGGCAGCTGGGAGTTCTTTGACCTGCTGTTAGAGAAAGCAAACGTAGTCGGCACACCCGGCGCAGGCTTCGGCAAGAACGGCGAGGGCTGGTTCAGACTTACCTCCTTCGGCGATAAGGACAGAACAGTCGAGGCTATGGAGAGACTTAAGAAGATACTTGCATAG